A stretch of the Aminipila terrae genome encodes the following:
- a CDS encoding nicotinate phosphoribosyltransferase, which produces MAKGLNLTMLTDFYELTMANGYFETDMANDIAYFDMFFRKIPDGGGFAIMAGLEQVIEYLNNLSFSDKDIEYLRGKGIFSEKFLEYLKGFKFTCDVWAVPEGTPIFPGEPLVTVRGPLMQAQFVETMILLLVNHQSLIATKANRIVRAAKGRGVMEFGTRRAHGASAAVLGSRAAYIGGCIGTACAISERDYGIMALGTMAHSWVQMFDDEYQAFKKYAEIYPNNCVLLVDTYNVLKSGVPNAIRIFKEMKPEKMGIRIDSGDVTYLTKRARAMLDEAGLQDCSIVVSNSLDEFIIRDVILEGACIDSFGVGERLITSKSEPVFGGVYKLSALEKDGEMIPKIKISENVEKITNPGFKAVYRLFDKDTNKVIADVITLDGEEIVEGKPYEIFDPQAVWKRKTIHNFYAKNLRVPIFKDGKCIYKSPNIDEIRTYCKEQIETLWDELLRFENPQIYYVDLSQKLWETKHKLIEEHQNF; this is translated from the coding sequence ATGGCTAAGGGTCTTAATCTGACCATGTTGACTGATTTTTATGAACTCACCATGGCAAATGGCTATTTTGAAACGGATATGGCAAATGATATAGCATACTTTGACATGTTTTTCAGAAAAATTCCGGATGGTGGAGGCTTCGCAATTATGGCGGGGTTAGAACAGGTGATTGAATATCTCAACAATTTATCTTTTTCTGATAAGGATATAGAGTATTTGAGAGGAAAAGGAATTTTCAGTGAAAAATTCTTAGAATACTTAAAAGGTTTCAAATTTACCTGTGACGTCTGGGCTGTACCAGAGGGAACTCCAATTTTTCCAGGGGAACCATTAGTAACGGTCAGAGGGCCGCTTATGCAGGCGCAGTTTGTAGAAACAATGATTTTGCTTTTAGTCAATCATCAGAGTTTAATTGCTACTAAGGCAAACAGAATAGTAAGAGCTGCAAAGGGCCGGGGAGTTATGGAGTTTGGAACCAGAAGAGCACATGGGGCTTCGGCAGCAGTTCTAGGATCAAGAGCTGCTTATATTGGCGGATGCATAGGAACAGCCTGTGCTATTTCTGAAAGAGACTATGGGATAATGGCTCTTGGAACTATGGCTCATAGTTGGGTTCAAATGTTTGACGACGAGTATCAGGCATTTAAAAAATATGCAGAAATTTATCCCAATAATTGTGTACTCTTAGTTGACACTTACAATGTACTTAAATCTGGAGTACCAAATGCAATCCGGATATTTAAAGAAATGAAACCCGAAAAAATGGGCATAAGAATAGACAGCGGTGATGTAACGTATCTGACCAAAAGGGCAAGAGCCATGCTGGATGAGGCAGGTCTGCAGGACTGCAGTATAGTGGTATCAAATTCTTTAGACGAGTTTATCATAAGAGATGTGATTCTGGAAGGGGCATGTATTGACTCTTTCGGAGTAGGAGAAAGACTGATAACCTCTAAGTCTGAACCAGTATTTGGGGGAGTATATAAGCTTTCTGCGCTGGAGAAAGATGGGGAAATGATTCCCAAAATTAAGATTAGTGAAAATGTAGAAAAAATTACTAATCCAGGATTTAAAGCAGTATACAGACTGTTTGATAAAGATACAAATAAAGTAATTGCAGATGTTATTACATTGGATGGTGAAGAGATTGTGGAAGGAAAGCCATATGAGATCTTTGATCCCCAGGCTGTATGGAAGCGAAAAACCATTCATAATTTCTACGCAAAGAATCTGAGAGTGCCTATTTTTAAAGATGGAAAGTGTATTTATAAGAGTCCCAATATTGATGAAATCAGGACATATTGCAAAGAACAGATTGAAACTTTATGGGATGAACTGCTCCGGTTTGAAAACCCACAGATTTATTATGTAGATTTATCCCAGAAATTATGGGAAACAAAACACAAACTGATTGAAGAACATCAGAATTTTTAA
- a CDS encoding polyphosphate polymerase domain-containing protein, translating to MAIEVFNRFEKKYFVKEEQMTRVLSEIEKHMTPDKNNLNRETYSICNIYFDTENDDLIRSSLSKPVYKEKVRLRTYGIPKKDDIAFLEIKKKVQGLVNKRRTKIKIQDAYRFIENGGKIGVEQYMNVQVLRELSFMTQKYKLYPKVMIAYDRMAYFEKQNPDLRVSFDINIRARRNHLKLEEGTQGEALLEAGMWLMEIKTSKAMPLWLTGLLSREQIRPVSFSKYGTEFKNYLSSKKDKEVIYA from the coding sequence ATGGCGATAGAAGTTTTTAATAGATTTGAAAAAAAATATTTCGTCAAAGAGGAACAAATGACCAGGGTATTAAGTGAAATTGAAAAGCATATGACACCTGATAAAAATAATTTAAACCGAGAAACCTATTCGATTTGCAATATTTACTTTGATACAGAAAACGATGACTTGATAAGATCTTCTCTGTCAAAACCTGTATATAAAGAAAAAGTAAGGCTCAGAACCTATGGCATTCCTAAAAAAGATGATATCGCTTTTCTGGAGATTAAAAAAAAGGTTCAGGGACTGGTAAATAAGAGGAGAACAAAAATAAAGATCCAGGATGCATATCGCTTTATAGAAAATGGGGGCAAGATTGGTGTGGAACAGTATATGAATGTGCAAGTATTAAGAGAACTATCCTTCATGACACAGAAGTATAAGCTCTACCCGAAAGTTATGATAGCTTATGATCGTATGGCGTACTTTGAAAAACAAAATCCTGACTTAAGAGTCTCTTTTGATATCAATATACGAGCCAGAAGAAATCATTTAAAGCTGGAAGAGGGAACTCAGGGAGAAGCACTACTAGAGGCGGGGATGTGGCTGATGGAAATAAAGACTTCCAAGGCTATGCCCCTTTGGCTGACAGGGCTGTTGTCAAGAGAACAAATAAGACCGGTAAGCTTTTCTAAGTATGGTACAGAGTTTAAAAATTATTTATCCAGTAAAAAAGATAAGGAGGTTATATATGCTTAA
- a CDS encoding DUF4956 domain-containing protein, producing the protein MLNSITENLTTIASGAEVSNVEVTMAMIVALGLGIIIAVTYLISNKYVLNRKGFSLTLIMLPIILAVIILFVGSNVARAFSLAGVLSIIRFRSAPGESKDIGYIFFATAAGVGCGVGMYLGSTIFVVFMSIVMLILEKLTFGGNNRAKKLKIVIPEDLNYENVFDEVFNKYTSRYALQKIKTTDLGSLYEANYEVTLKQGIQDKEFIDELRARNGNLNITLTMYGE; encoded by the coding sequence ATGCTTAATTCAATTACAGAAAACCTCACTACCATAGCTTCTGGCGCAGAAGTTTCCAATGTAGAGGTAACCATGGCAATGATAGTTGCTTTGGGACTAGGTATAATCATTGCGGTTACATATTTAATATCAAATAAATATGTGTTGAACAGAAAGGGCTTTTCACTTACTTTAATTATGCTTCCTATTATTCTTGCTGTAATTATATTGTTTGTGGGAAGTAATGTTGCAAGAGCGTTTTCACTGGCCGGAGTGCTTTCTATCATTCGTTTCAGAAGTGCACCCGGAGAGTCAAAGGACATTGGGTACATTTTCTTTGCTACAGCTGCAGGAGTGGGATGTGGTGTAGGAATGTATCTGGGAAGCACTATCTTTGTAGTATTTATGTCTATTGTAATGCTTATATTAGAGAAATTAACTTTTGGGGGAAATAACAGGGCTAAGAAATTAAAAATAGTAATACCTGAAGATTTAAACTATGAAAATGTATTTGATGAAGTATTCAATAAATATACCAGCAGATACGCCTTACAAAAGATAAAGACTACAGACTTAGGGTCTTTATATGAGGCTAATTATGAAGTTACCTTGAAACAGGGGATACAGGATAAAGAATTTATAGATGAACTCAGAGCACGAAACGGAAATCTGAATATTACTTTGACTATGTACGGTGAATAA
- a CDS encoding carbohydrate-binding domain-containing protein: MKREIIKESKKRVIIGALAGAMVFSSFGISALTADAADLTDTNKKVVLYDKDTQLAAIASKATSTKTYADYKTGTYQQVTLKGDSISFDGEGATVKGSDLLIHSAGTYVLSGTLNDGAVIIDSTDTENITIVLNNANITCKDGAPVYVKNSGKNVIISVPKGTANTITDGSNYTYEYKEQTTDEEKAGVSSEPSAAIFSKDDLKINGSGKLTVNGNYKDGIASKDELEITETTLVINAADDGIVGKDSVVIGSGDITIKAGGDGIKSTNSEDTTKGYVTIGDGTFSIVSGKDGIQAESTLLTLGGDYTIKTGEGAAAAKTKTVQSNMQIPQHGEGQQVQKTLASTESAVIDTTSAKALKAGTKVVIQDGNFQINSEDDAVHSDDSVAVASGTFKISTGDDGIHADNKLDIYGGDIDIEKSYEGIESSEMNIEGGHINILSSDDGINVAGQNNSTEPVGFAADKTSTTESEAASTQKLTISGGKINVNASGDGIDVNGSGYMTGGTVAVSGPTNDGNAGLDYDGVFQVTGGTLIVAGSSGMAQAPGSGTTVNTIATAVTTQKAGTEVKLVNSSGDTVLSFKPEKEFSHIVISCGVIEKGESYKIMAGSTELANFTADSIITNLSQNSGNGGMTPPEGVVNIPKGLMAPPNKEIELKKASN, from the coding sequence ATGAAAAGAGAAATTATTAAAGAAAGTAAAAAAAGAGTAATAATTGGCGCACTTGCTGGAGCAATGGTGTTTTCCAGTTTTGGCATATCTGCACTTACGGCAGACGCAGCAGACCTGACGGATACAAATAAAAAGGTAGTTCTTTATGATAAAGATACACAGTTAGCTGCTATAGCAAGTAAAGCAACCAGTACAAAAACTTATGCAGATTATAAAACAGGGACTTACCAGCAAGTTACTTTAAAGGGTGACAGTATTTCCTTTGATGGTGAGGGAGCTACGGTCAAAGGCAGCGACCTGCTTATTCACAGCGCTGGAACCTATGTTTTAAGTGGAACCCTAAATGATGGTGCTGTAATAATTGATAGTACCGATACTGAAAATATAACAATCGTTTTAAATAACGCAAATATAACATGTAAGGACGGAGCTCCTGTTTATGTTAAAAACTCCGGGAAAAATGTTATCATATCAGTCCCGAAAGGAACTGCAAATACCATTACTGATGGTTCTAATTACACTTATGAATACAAGGAACAAACCACAGATGAAGAAAAGGCCGGAGTTTCTTCAGAGCCAAGCGCAGCAATATTTTCAAAAGATGATTTGAAAATAAACGGCAGTGGTAAACTGACGGTTAATGGAAATTATAAAGATGGCATTGCAAGTAAAGATGAGCTGGAAATAACAGAGACTACTTTAGTCATTAATGCGGCAGATGATGGAATAGTAGGAAAAGACAGTGTAGTCATCGGAAGTGGTGACATTACTATTAAGGCTGGAGGAGACGGTATAAAGTCTACCAATTCAGAAGATACAACAAAAGGGTATGTTACCATTGGAGATGGCACCTTTAGCATTGTGAGCGGAAAAGATGGAATTCAGGCAGAATCCACTCTGCTGACACTGGGCGGCGATTATACGATTAAAACTGGTGAGGGAGCAGCTGCAGCTAAAACTAAAACCGTACAGAGTAATATGCAGATACCCCAGCATGGAGAAGGCCAACAGGTACAGAAAACGCTGGCATCAACAGAATCTGCCGTAATTGATACTACAAGTGCAAAGGCCTTGAAAGCAGGAACAAAAGTAGTTATTCAGGATGGAAACTTCCAGATTAACAGTGAGGATGATGCAGTACACTCCGATGATTCTGTGGCTGTTGCTTCGGGAACATTTAAAATTTCTACTGGGGATGATGGTATTCATGCAGACAACAAATTAGATATTTATGGTGGAGATATTGATATTGAGAAGAGCTATGAAGGAATTGAAAGTTCAGAGATGAATATAGAAGGAGGACATATCAATATACTGTCAAGCGATGACGGCATAAATGTGGCAGGGCAGAATAACAGCACAGAGCCTGTGGGTTTTGCCGCCGATAAAACTTCTACCACAGAGTCTGAAGCCGCATCAACACAGAAATTAACCATAAGTGGGGGCAAGATAAATGTAAATGCTAGTGGAGATGGTATAGATGTAAACGGTTCGGGATATATGACAGGGGGCACAGTAGCAGTAAGTGGACCTACTAATGATGGAAACGCTGGACTTGATTACGACGGAGTTTTTCAGGTTACAGGCGGAACTCTTATAGTTGCAGGATCTTCAGGAATGGCACAGGCTCCTGGCTCAGGAACTACTGTAAATACTATTGCTACAGCCGTAACAACCCAGAAAGCTGGAACTGAAGTGAAGCTTGTAAACAGTTCAGGTGATACAGTTTTATCTTTTAAGCCGGAAAAGGAATTTTCACATATTGTAATAAGCTGTGGGGTAATTGAAAAGGGAGAATCTTATAAAATTATGGCGGGAAGTACTGAGCTCGCGAATTTCACTGCAGATTCAATTATAACGAATCTGTCACAAAATAGCGGGAATGGAGGAATGACACCACCGGAGGGTGTAGTGAATATACCAAAGGGATTAATGGCACCACCAAATAAGGAGATCGAACTGAAAAAAGCCAGCAATTAA